One genomic segment of Planctomycetota bacterium includes these proteins:
- the prfB gene encoding peptide chain release factor 2 (programmed frameshift) gives MPKASRAVTETETRDKLEALQERLTTLRDSLDVAGKRVRLAEIETQMAAPHFWDDPDGAQGVVRRLKGLKAVVDPAETLRKRLEDAAALLDMASEEKDSAAVAQVGEEVAAVEKTLARLEFLSLLSRPDDPKNCYLAVHAGAGGTESCDWATMLLRMYARYIERAGWEMTIVDAVEGEEAGYRSVTAHVVGPYAFGYLSAEAGVHRLVRISPFDSAARRHTSFASVDALPELEDAGDVEIKDEELRIDYFRAGGAGGQHVNKTSSAVRLTHLPTGIVVQCQNERSQHQNRHTAMEILRARVQRVEEQKRDAELTKLYGQKGEISWGNQIRSYVLQPYTMVKDHRTEYETGRVQDVLDGDLDELIEAELHRRAAARSASA, from the coding sequence CAAGCGGGTGCGCCTCGCCGAAATCGAAACCCAGATGGCCGCGCCCCATTTCTGGGACGACCCCGACGGGGCTCAAGGGGTCGTCCGACGACTGAAGGGCCTGAAGGCGGTCGTCGATCCGGCCGAGACCCTCCGCAAACGCCTCGAAGACGCGGCCGCGCTGCTCGACATGGCGTCCGAGGAGAAGGACTCGGCGGCCGTCGCCCAGGTAGGCGAAGAAGTCGCGGCGGTCGAAAAGACCCTCGCGCGGCTCGAGTTCCTCTCGCTCCTCTCGCGGCCGGACGACCCGAAGAACTGTTACCTGGCCGTCCACGCCGGCGCGGGCGGCACGGAAAGTTGCGACTGGGCCACCATGCTCCTTCGCATGTACGCCCGCTACATCGAGCGGGCCGGCTGGGAGATGACCATCGTCGACGCCGTCGAGGGCGAAGAGGCGGGCTACCGCAGCGTCACCGCCCACGTCGTCGGGCCGTACGCGTTCGGGTACCTCTCAGCCGAGGCCGGCGTCCACCGGCTCGTGCGGATCAGCCCGTTCGACTCGGCGGCGCGCCGCCACACGTCCTTCGCCAGCGTCGACGCGCTCCCGGAACTCGAAGACGCCGGCGACGTCGAGATCAAAGACGAGGAACTCCGGATCGACTATTTCCGCGCGGGCGGCGCGGGCGGCCAGCACGTCAATAAGACGAGTAGTGCCGTCCGCCTCACGCACCTCCCGACCGGCATCGTCGTCCAGTGCCAGAACGAGCGTTCGCAGCACCAGAACCGTCACACGGCGATGGAGATCCTCCGGGCGCGGGTGCAGCGCGTGGAGGAGCAGAAGCGCGACGCGGAACTGACGAAACTCTACGGCCAGAAGGGCGAAATCTCCTGGGGCAACCAGATCCGCTCCTACGTCCTTCAGCCGTACACCATGGTCAAAGACCACCGGACCGAGTACGAAACCGGCCGGGTCCAGGATGTCCTCGACGGAGACTTGGATGAACTCATCGAAGCGGAACTCCATCGCCGCGCCGCCGCACGCAGCGCGTCGGCGTAG